Proteins found in one Amphiprion ocellaris isolate individual 3 ecotype Okinawa chromosome 22, ASM2253959v1, whole genome shotgun sequence genomic segment:
- the LOC118470415 gene encoding heavy metal-binding protein HIP-like yields the protein MRGVAVFLALLLCLYWTWAQGEKAGGNRKEDVPFEIEGVKAAQDHSSRHANVTPDIWAELKELRDMAIEQKVELRYSQSDIAALKQENTVLKARLSTSEKQVEELKRESTDFEARLNASKNEAEELKMANAALEARMTSTDNEVLELKTQNAERPKVAFSLGLTDAGGVGPFNTDITLKFSKVFYNFGEAYNPVSGCFTAPVRGAYYFRFTMWEYRTSYSMTVSLFHNDKRVMWNFDRNDEFYVNMSNALILQLEKGDLVYMTLHSGYSLYDTANNLVTFSGFLLFPL from the exons ATGAGGGGTGTTGCAGTTTTTCTGGCATTGCTGCTCTGTCTGTACTGGACGTGGGCTCAAGGTGAGAAAGCAGGAGGAAACAGGAAGGAAGATGTTCCGTTTGAGATAGAAGGTGTCAAAGCAGCTCAAGACCACAGCAGCAGACACGCCAACGTCACCCCTGACATCTGGGCTGAGCTGAAGGAGCTGAGAGACATGGCCATCGAACAGAAGGTGGAGCTGAGATACAGCCAGAGCGATATAGCAGCGCTGAAGCAAGAGAATACAG TTTTGAAGGCCAGACTGAGCACGAGTGAAAAGCAGGTGGAGGAACTGAAGAGGGAGAGCACAG ATTTTGAGGCCAGACTGAACGCCAGCAAAAATGAGGCGGAGGAGCTGAAGATGGCAAATGCTG CATTGGAAGCCAGAATGACCTCCACTGACAATGAGGTGCTGGAGCTGAAAACACAGAATGCAG AACGTCCAAAGGTGGCTTTCTCACTTGGTCTTACAGATGCAGGAGGAGTTGGACCCTTCAACACAGACATCACGCTAAAGTTTAGCAAAGTCTTCTACAACTTTGGTGAAGCCTACAACCCAGTTTCAG GTTGCTTCACCGCCCCAGTCAGAGGAGCCTACTACTTCAGATTTACGATGTGGGAGTACCGCACTTCATATTCGATGACTGTTAGTTTGTTTCACAATGACAAGAGGGTGATGTGGAATTTTGACAGAAATGATGAGTTCTATGTGAACATGTCTAATGCTTTAATACTTCAGCTGGAAAAGGGGGACTTGGTCTACATGACTCTCCACTCAGGCTACAGTTTGTATGATACTGCAAATAATCTGGTCACTTTTAGTGGATTTCTGCTGTTCCCTCTGTGA